In the genome of Lonchura striata isolate bLonStr1 chromosome 22, bLonStr1.mat, whole genome shotgun sequence, one region contains:
- the GOLGA2 gene encoding golgin subfamily A member 2 isoform X4, with amino-acid sequence MADGSRQSRLAAAKKKLKEYQQKNSPGATAGTKKKRKTKEGSRPATPTTDDQQPPENIQNILKVLVSDLNRSNGVAIPSLDKRKAYFDSDVATRSAEQLAPDVPVLSNSNSLPSCGSVLPAPESMQLTQMNEAADHKNALDENRSFSSTEGLRQLSEQLNGLVSQSASYVNGESAVSSTNIKEMEKQQNQEAVNQLEKEKKEFEQKFSKEQAALREQLQVHIQTIGILVSEKSELQTALGHTQQAARQKSGEAESLAARLHSSRQRVSELERTLSSISTQQKQSEKHNKELVKERDNLKLELYKRSKSSEEIKQQNSELSEKVHSLVSQNSAMKLDVEDLQKKLEMAELMIQQFSSQGGSLDANQQLQIALEEKASLETQVAQLSESLHQLQAERDQYVEKLREEGNIWQQRVQQFSEQVHTMAEEKEKHMAKIQELEDSVAELLSTSAVKPMDIEPASPPGPTAAELSLQEEIQRLQQEKEELQGQYQAQVRDNEQLSHLNREQEEQLLELEKTVQRYSEEAVDRQQILEDMQSDKATISRALSQNRDLKEQLAELQNGFVKLTNENMEVTSALQSEQHVKKELAKRLGQLQENLAELKETLELKTQEARGLQEQRDQCYSHLQQYTLAFQQLTAEKDELHKQFLLQTQLMDRLQHEEVQGKVTVEMHLKELQQTKESLEAVAKENKELQAQISQLAAEMDGRILHQLEEGDEAMTEEIQKPSLVIPEKFESHDEMVTFVTSAMSQVEQEREDLRKQLAAQKQQCRTLLQQITALRQEQQHHVMLDGGSIMDTVPVEVHEALKTAMDKLQLRFTELMREKADLKERLEELEHRCIQLSGETDTIGEYIALYQSQRAILKQRHQEKEEYISRLAQDKEEMKMKLLELQDLVMRLVRERNEWYSKYVAAAQNPELLASQTEGVLPAERRIELNATDGAGLREVNLSDEAEREAAVHQSGFPPADSRAAQPNQEDPTAKQIMQLLREIQNPQERLGSLLENPCIPFFYRADENDEVKIMVV; translated from the exons ATGGCGGACGGCAGCAGGCAGAGCCGGTTGGCCGCGGCCAAGAAGAAG CTGAAGGAATATCAGCAGAAGAACAGCCCTGGAGCCACTGCAGGAACTAAGAAAAAACGCAAAACTAAAGAAGGCAGCAGACCTGCCACTCCCACCACTGATGACCAGCAGCCTCCAGAGAAT ATTCAGAACATTCTGAAGGTGCTGGTGTCAGACCTTAACCGCTCCAATGGGGTAGCCATACCCTCATTGGACAAGAGGAAG GCATACTTTGACAGTGATGTTGCCACTCGTAGTGCTGAACAGCTTGCTCCCGATGTCCCTGTGCTATCTAACAGCAACAGCCTCCCTAGTTGTGGTTCTGTTCTGCCTGCTCCTGAGAGCATGCAGCTGACACAG ATGAATGAAGCTGCGGATCATAAAAATGCTTTGGATGAGAACAG GTCTTTCTCGTCAACAGAGGGTCTCCGTCAGTTGTCTGAACAACTCAATGGCCTGGTTTCCCAG TCTGCATCGTATGTGAATGGAGAAAGTGCTGTTTCTTCCACAAATATTAAGGAAATGGAA AAACAGCAGAACCAAGAAGCAGTGAATCAGCTGGAGAAG GAAAAGAAGGAGTTTGAACAGAAATTTTCTAAAGAGCAAGCAGCACTGAGGGAACAGTTACAG GTTCATATCCAGACCATTGGAATTCTTGTTTCTGAGAAGTCTGAGCTGCAGACAGCCCTTGGCCATACTCAGCAAGCTGCACGGCAGAAATCAG GAGAAGCTGAAAGCCTTGCTGCCCGTTTACATTCATCTCGCCAGCGAGTCTCGGAGCTGGAGCGCACTTTGTCCTCCATCTCCACGCAGCAAAAGCAGTCAGAGAAG cATAATAAAGAATTAGTGAAGGAGCGAGACAACCTGAAACTGGAACTGTACAAACGAAG caAAAGTAGTgaggaaataaaacagcagAATTCAGAGCTGTCAGAGAAAGTTCACTCCCTGGTGTCCCAGAACTCAGCTATGAAGTTGGATGTGGAAGATTTGCAGAAGAAATTGGAAATGGCTGAACTGATGATTCAACAG TTCTCAAGCCAGGGAGGAAGTCTGGATGCAAACCAGCAGCTGCAGATTGCTCTGGAGGAGAAGGCAAGCCTAGAAACCCAGGTAGCTCAG CTCTCAGAGTCActccaccagctgcaggcagaaagAGATCAGTATGTGGAGAAACTGAGGGAGGAGGGGAACATTTGGCAGCAGCGAGTGCAGCAGTTCTCTGAGCAG GTCCACACaatggcagaggagaaggagaaacaCATGGCCAAAATTCAGGAGCTGGAAGACAGTGTTGCAGAGCTGTTGAGCACATCAG CAGTGAAGCCCATGGATATTGAGCCTGCCTCACCGCCGGGCCCCACGGCTGCTGAGCTCAGTCTGCAGGAGGAGATCCAGcggctgcagcaggagaaggaggagctgcaggggcagtaCCAGGCCCAGGTCCGGGACAACGAGCAGCTGAGCCACCTCAAccgggagcaggaggagcagctgctggagctggagaaaACCGTGCAGCGCTACAGCGAGGAGGCTGTGGACAGGCAGCAGATCCTGGAGGACATGCAGAGTGACAAGGCCACAATCAGTAGGGCACTGAGCCAGAACCGGGATCTGAAGGAGcagctggctgagctgcagaatGGGTTTGTCAAACTG ACAAATGAAAACATGGAAGTTACAAGTGCCCTACAGTCAGAGCAACACGTAAAGAAAGAGCTGGCCAAGAGGCttgggcagctgcaggagaacCTGGCAGAGCTCAAAGAGACG CTGGAGCTGAAGACACAGGAGGCCCGTGGCCTGCAGGAGCAGCGGGACCAGTGCTACAGCCACCTGCAGCAGTACACCCTGGCCTTCCAGCAGCTCACTGCTGAGAAGGATGAACTGCACAAGCAATTCCTGCTTCAGACACAGCTCATGGACCGCCTGCAGCACGAGGAGGTCCAGGGGAAGGTGACAGTGGAAATGCACCTGAAAGAGCTGCAGCAGACGAAG GAAAGTCTAGAAGCTGTAGccaaggaaaacaaagagctgCAGGCCCAGATCAGTCAGCTGGCAGCAGAAATGGACGGCAGAATTTTGCACCAATTGGAGG AAGGCGATGAAGCAATGACTGAAGAAATCCAAAAACCTTCTCTTGTGATCCCAGAGAAGTTTGAAAGCCATGACGAAATG GTCACTTTTGTGACCTCTGCCATGTCCCAAGTGGAGCAGGAGCGAGAAGATCTGAGGAAGCAGCTGGCTGCTCAGAAGCAGCAGTGCAGAACCCTCCTGCAGCAAATCACAGCTCTTAGGCAGGAGCAGCAACATCATGTCATGCTGGATGGAG GCTCCATTATGGATACTGTTCCAGTGGAGGTTCACGAGGCTTTGAAAACTGCCATGGACAAGCTACAG TTGCGTTTCACAGAGCTGATGCGTGAGAAGGCTGACCTGAAGGAgcggctggaggagctggagcaccGCTGCATCCAGCTGTCCGGAGAGACTGACACCATTG GGGAGTACATTGCACTGTACCAGAGTCAAAGGGCTATCCTCAAACAGCGGCATCAGGAGAAAGAGGAGTATATCAGCAGGCTGGCTCAGGATAAGGAGGAGATGAAG ATGAAACTACTGGAACTGCAGGACTTAGTGATGCGCCTGGTCAGGGAAAGAAATGAATGGTACAGCAAGTATGTAGCAGCTGCTCAGAACCCAGAGTTGCTGGCAAGCCAGACTGAAGGTGTGCTTCCAGCAGAGAGGCGCATTGAGCTGAACGCCACCGACGGAGCAG GGTTACGAGAGGTGAATCTGTCAGATGAAGCAGAACGCGAGGCTGCTGTTCATCAATCCGGTTTCCCCCCTGCTGACAGTAGAGCTGCGCAGCCAAACCAAGAGGACCCCACAGCAAAGCAAATAATGCAGCTGCTCAGAGAAATCCAGAACCCTCAGGAGAGGCTGGGCTCCCTGCTGGAAAACCCATGCATTCCCTTCTTCTACCGTGCTGATGAGAATGATGA
- the GOLGA2 gene encoding golgin subfamily A member 2 isoform X2: protein MADGSRQSRLAAAKKKLKEYQQKNSPGATAGTKKKRKTKEGSRPATPTTDDQQPPENIQNILKVLVSDLNRSNGVAIPSLDKRKAYFDSDVATRSAEQLAPDVPVLSNSNSLPSCGSVLPAPESMQLTQMNEAADHKNALDENRSFSSTEGLRQLSEQLNGLVSQSASYVNGESAVSSTNIKEMETRYQELAVALDSSNLTNKQLVTKIEELKQQNQEAVNQLEKEKKEFEQKFSKEQAALREQLQVHIQTIGILVSEKSELQTALGHTQQAARQKSGEAESLAARLHSSRQRVSELERTLSSISTQQKQSEKHNKELVKERDNLKLELYKRSKSSEEIKQQNSELSEKVHSLVSQNSAMKLDVEDLQKKLEMAELMIQQFSSQGGSLDANQQLQIALEEKASLETQVAQLSESLHQLQAERDQYVEKLREEGNIWQQRVQQFSEQVHTMAEEKEKHMAKIQELEDSVAELLSTSVKPMDIEPASPPGPTAAELSLQEEIQRLQQEKEELQGQYQAQVRDNEQLSHLNREQEEQLLELEKTVQRYSEEAVDRQQILEDMQSDKATISRALSQNRDLKEQLAELQNGFVKLTNENMEVTSALQSEQHVKKELAKRLGQLQENLAELKETLELKTQEARGLQEQRDQCYSHLQQYTLAFQQLTAEKDELHKQFLLQTQLMDRLQHEEVQGKVTVEMHLKELQQTKESLEAVAKENKELQAQISQLAAEMDGRILHQLEEGDEAMTEEIQKPSLVIPEKFESHDEMVTFVTSAMSQVEQEREDLRKQLAAQKQQCRTLLQQITALRQEQQHHVMLDGGSIMDTVPVEVHEALKTAMDKLQLRFTELMREKADLKERLEELEHRCIQLSGETDTIGEYIALYQSQRAILKQRHQEKEEYISRLAQDKEEMKMKLLELQDLVMRLVRERNEWYSKYVAAAQNPELLASQTEGVLPAERRIELNATDGAGLREVNLSDEAEREAAVHQSGFPPADSRAAQPNQEDPTAKQIMQLLREIQNPQERLGSLLENPCIPFFYRADENDEVKIMVV from the exons ATGGCGGACGGCAGCAGGCAGAGCCGGTTGGCCGCGGCCAAGAAGAAG CTGAAGGAATATCAGCAGAAGAACAGCCCTGGAGCCACTGCAGGAACTAAGAAAAAACGCAAAACTAAAGAAGGCAGCAGACCTGCCACTCCCACCACTGATGACCAGCAGCCTCCAGAGAAT ATTCAGAACATTCTGAAGGTGCTGGTGTCAGACCTTAACCGCTCCAATGGGGTAGCCATACCCTCATTGGACAAGAGGAAG GCATACTTTGACAGTGATGTTGCCACTCGTAGTGCTGAACAGCTTGCTCCCGATGTCCCTGTGCTATCTAACAGCAACAGCCTCCCTAGTTGTGGTTCTGTTCTGCCTGCTCCTGAGAGCATGCAGCTGACACAG ATGAATGAAGCTGCGGATCATAAAAATGCTTTGGATGAGAACAG GTCTTTCTCGTCAACAGAGGGTCTCCGTCAGTTGTCTGAACAACTCAATGGCCTGGTTTCCCAG TCTGCATCGTATGTGAATGGAGAAAGTGCTGTTTCTTCCACAAATATTAAGGAAATGGAA ACACGTTACCAGGAGCTGGCAGTAGCCCTGGATTCCAGCAATCTAACTAACAAACAGCTCGTTACAAAGATAGAGGAATTG AAACAGCAGAACCAAGAAGCAGTGAATCAGCTGGAGAAG GAAAAGAAGGAGTTTGAACAGAAATTTTCTAAAGAGCAAGCAGCACTGAGGGAACAGTTACAG GTTCATATCCAGACCATTGGAATTCTTGTTTCTGAGAAGTCTGAGCTGCAGACAGCCCTTGGCCATACTCAGCAAGCTGCACGGCAGAAATCAG GAGAAGCTGAAAGCCTTGCTGCCCGTTTACATTCATCTCGCCAGCGAGTCTCGGAGCTGGAGCGCACTTTGTCCTCCATCTCCACGCAGCAAAAGCAGTCAGAGAAG cATAATAAAGAATTAGTGAAGGAGCGAGACAACCTGAAACTGGAACTGTACAAACGAAG caAAAGTAGTgaggaaataaaacagcagAATTCAGAGCTGTCAGAGAAAGTTCACTCCCTGGTGTCCCAGAACTCAGCTATGAAGTTGGATGTGGAAGATTTGCAGAAGAAATTGGAAATGGCTGAACTGATGATTCAACAG TTCTCAAGCCAGGGAGGAAGTCTGGATGCAAACCAGCAGCTGCAGATTGCTCTGGAGGAGAAGGCAAGCCTAGAAACCCAGGTAGCTCAG CTCTCAGAGTCActccaccagctgcaggcagaaagAGATCAGTATGTGGAGAAACTGAGGGAGGAGGGGAACATTTGGCAGCAGCGAGTGCAGCAGTTCTCTGAGCAG GTCCACACaatggcagaggagaaggagaaacaCATGGCCAAAATTCAGGAGCTGGAAGACAGTGTTGCAGAGCTGTTGAGCACATCAG TGAAGCCCATGGATATTGAGCCTGCCTCACCGCCGGGCCCCACGGCTGCTGAGCTCAGTCTGCAGGAGGAGATCCAGcggctgcagcaggagaaggaggagctgcaggggcagtaCCAGGCCCAGGTCCGGGACAACGAGCAGCTGAGCCACCTCAAccgggagcaggaggagcagctgctggagctggagaaaACCGTGCAGCGCTACAGCGAGGAGGCTGTGGACAGGCAGCAGATCCTGGAGGACATGCAGAGTGACAAGGCCACAATCAGTAGGGCACTGAGCCAGAACCGGGATCTGAAGGAGcagctggctgagctgcagaatGGGTTTGTCAAACTG ACAAATGAAAACATGGAAGTTACAAGTGCCCTACAGTCAGAGCAACACGTAAAGAAAGAGCTGGCCAAGAGGCttgggcagctgcaggagaacCTGGCAGAGCTCAAAGAGACG CTGGAGCTGAAGACACAGGAGGCCCGTGGCCTGCAGGAGCAGCGGGACCAGTGCTACAGCCACCTGCAGCAGTACACCCTGGCCTTCCAGCAGCTCACTGCTGAGAAGGATGAACTGCACAAGCAATTCCTGCTTCAGACACAGCTCATGGACCGCCTGCAGCACGAGGAGGTCCAGGGGAAGGTGACAGTGGAAATGCACCTGAAAGAGCTGCAGCAGACGAAG GAAAGTCTAGAAGCTGTAGccaaggaaaacaaagagctgCAGGCCCAGATCAGTCAGCTGGCAGCAGAAATGGACGGCAGAATTTTGCACCAATTGGAGG AAGGCGATGAAGCAATGACTGAAGAAATCCAAAAACCTTCTCTTGTGATCCCAGAGAAGTTTGAAAGCCATGACGAAATG GTCACTTTTGTGACCTCTGCCATGTCCCAAGTGGAGCAGGAGCGAGAAGATCTGAGGAAGCAGCTGGCTGCTCAGAAGCAGCAGTGCAGAACCCTCCTGCAGCAAATCACAGCTCTTAGGCAGGAGCAGCAACATCATGTCATGCTGGATGGAG GCTCCATTATGGATACTGTTCCAGTGGAGGTTCACGAGGCTTTGAAAACTGCCATGGACAAGCTACAG TTGCGTTTCACAGAGCTGATGCGTGAGAAGGCTGACCTGAAGGAgcggctggaggagctggagcaccGCTGCATCCAGCTGTCCGGAGAGACTGACACCATTG GGGAGTACATTGCACTGTACCAGAGTCAAAGGGCTATCCTCAAACAGCGGCATCAGGAGAAAGAGGAGTATATCAGCAGGCTGGCTCAGGATAAGGAGGAGATGAAG ATGAAACTACTGGAACTGCAGGACTTAGTGATGCGCCTGGTCAGGGAAAGAAATGAATGGTACAGCAAGTATGTAGCAGCTGCTCAGAACCCAGAGTTGCTGGCAAGCCAGACTGAAGGTGTGCTTCCAGCAGAGAGGCGCATTGAGCTGAACGCCACCGACGGAGCAG GGTTACGAGAGGTGAATCTGTCAGATGAAGCAGAACGCGAGGCTGCTGTTCATCAATCCGGTTTCCCCCCTGCTGACAGTAGAGCTGCGCAGCCAAACCAAGAGGACCCCACAGCAAAGCAAATAATGCAGCTGCTCAGAGAAATCCAGAACCCTCAGGAGAGGCTGGGCTCCCTGCTGGAAAACCCATGCATTCCCTTCTTCTACCGTGCTGATGAGAATGATGA
- the GOLGA2 gene encoding golgin subfamily A member 2 isoform X1, whose amino-acid sequence MADGSRQSRLAAAKKKLKEYQQKNSPGATAGTKKKRKTKEGSRPATPTTDDQQPPENIQNILKVLVSDLNRSNGVAIPSLDKRKAYFDSDVATRSAEQLAPDVPVLSNSNSLPSCGSVLPAPESMQLTQMNEAADHKNALDENRSFSSTEGLRQLSEQLNGLVSQSASYVNGESAVSSTNIKEMETRYQELAVALDSSNLTNKQLVTKIEELKQQNQEAVNQLEKEKKEFEQKFSKEQAALREQLQVHIQTIGILVSEKSELQTALGHTQQAARQKSGEAESLAARLHSSRQRVSELERTLSSISTQQKQSEKHNKELVKERDNLKLELYKRSKSSEEIKQQNSELSEKVHSLVSQNSAMKLDVEDLQKKLEMAELMIQQFSSQGGSLDANQQLQIALEEKASLETQVAQLSESLHQLQAERDQYVEKLREEGNIWQQRVQQFSEQVHTMAEEKEKHMAKIQELEDSVAELLSTSAVKPMDIEPASPPGPTAAELSLQEEIQRLQQEKEELQGQYQAQVRDNEQLSHLNREQEEQLLELEKTVQRYSEEAVDRQQILEDMQSDKATISRALSQNRDLKEQLAELQNGFVKLTNENMEVTSALQSEQHVKKELAKRLGQLQENLAELKETLELKTQEARGLQEQRDQCYSHLQQYTLAFQQLTAEKDELHKQFLLQTQLMDRLQHEEVQGKVTVEMHLKELQQTKESLEAVAKENKELQAQISQLAAEMDGRILHQLEEGDEAMTEEIQKPSLVIPEKFESHDEMVTFVTSAMSQVEQEREDLRKQLAAQKQQCRTLLQQITALRQEQQHHVMLDGGSIMDTVPVEVHEALKTAMDKLQLRFTELMREKADLKERLEELEHRCIQLSGETDTIGEYIALYQSQRAILKQRHQEKEEYISRLAQDKEEMKMKLLELQDLVMRLVRERNEWYSKYVAAAQNPELLASQTEGVLPAERRIELNATDGAGLREVNLSDEAEREAAVHQSGFPPADSRAAQPNQEDPTAKQIMQLLREIQNPQERLGSLLENPCIPFFYRADENDEVKIMVV is encoded by the exons ATGGCGGACGGCAGCAGGCAGAGCCGGTTGGCCGCGGCCAAGAAGAAG CTGAAGGAATATCAGCAGAAGAACAGCCCTGGAGCCACTGCAGGAACTAAGAAAAAACGCAAAACTAAAGAAGGCAGCAGACCTGCCACTCCCACCACTGATGACCAGCAGCCTCCAGAGAAT ATTCAGAACATTCTGAAGGTGCTGGTGTCAGACCTTAACCGCTCCAATGGGGTAGCCATACCCTCATTGGACAAGAGGAAG GCATACTTTGACAGTGATGTTGCCACTCGTAGTGCTGAACAGCTTGCTCCCGATGTCCCTGTGCTATCTAACAGCAACAGCCTCCCTAGTTGTGGTTCTGTTCTGCCTGCTCCTGAGAGCATGCAGCTGACACAG ATGAATGAAGCTGCGGATCATAAAAATGCTTTGGATGAGAACAG GTCTTTCTCGTCAACAGAGGGTCTCCGTCAGTTGTCTGAACAACTCAATGGCCTGGTTTCCCAG TCTGCATCGTATGTGAATGGAGAAAGTGCTGTTTCTTCCACAAATATTAAGGAAATGGAA ACACGTTACCAGGAGCTGGCAGTAGCCCTGGATTCCAGCAATCTAACTAACAAACAGCTCGTTACAAAGATAGAGGAATTG AAACAGCAGAACCAAGAAGCAGTGAATCAGCTGGAGAAG GAAAAGAAGGAGTTTGAACAGAAATTTTCTAAAGAGCAAGCAGCACTGAGGGAACAGTTACAG GTTCATATCCAGACCATTGGAATTCTTGTTTCTGAGAAGTCTGAGCTGCAGACAGCCCTTGGCCATACTCAGCAAGCTGCACGGCAGAAATCAG GAGAAGCTGAAAGCCTTGCTGCCCGTTTACATTCATCTCGCCAGCGAGTCTCGGAGCTGGAGCGCACTTTGTCCTCCATCTCCACGCAGCAAAAGCAGTCAGAGAAG cATAATAAAGAATTAGTGAAGGAGCGAGACAACCTGAAACTGGAACTGTACAAACGAAG caAAAGTAGTgaggaaataaaacagcagAATTCAGAGCTGTCAGAGAAAGTTCACTCCCTGGTGTCCCAGAACTCAGCTATGAAGTTGGATGTGGAAGATTTGCAGAAGAAATTGGAAATGGCTGAACTGATGATTCAACAG TTCTCAAGCCAGGGAGGAAGTCTGGATGCAAACCAGCAGCTGCAGATTGCTCTGGAGGAGAAGGCAAGCCTAGAAACCCAGGTAGCTCAG CTCTCAGAGTCActccaccagctgcaggcagaaagAGATCAGTATGTGGAGAAACTGAGGGAGGAGGGGAACATTTGGCAGCAGCGAGTGCAGCAGTTCTCTGAGCAG GTCCACACaatggcagaggagaaggagaaacaCATGGCCAAAATTCAGGAGCTGGAAGACAGTGTTGCAGAGCTGTTGAGCACATCAG CAGTGAAGCCCATGGATATTGAGCCTGCCTCACCGCCGGGCCCCACGGCTGCTGAGCTCAGTCTGCAGGAGGAGATCCAGcggctgcagcaggagaaggaggagctgcaggggcagtaCCAGGCCCAGGTCCGGGACAACGAGCAGCTGAGCCACCTCAAccgggagcaggaggagcagctgctggagctggagaaaACCGTGCAGCGCTACAGCGAGGAGGCTGTGGACAGGCAGCAGATCCTGGAGGACATGCAGAGTGACAAGGCCACAATCAGTAGGGCACTGAGCCAGAACCGGGATCTGAAGGAGcagctggctgagctgcagaatGGGTTTGTCAAACTG ACAAATGAAAACATGGAAGTTACAAGTGCCCTACAGTCAGAGCAACACGTAAAGAAAGAGCTGGCCAAGAGGCttgggcagctgcaggagaacCTGGCAGAGCTCAAAGAGACG CTGGAGCTGAAGACACAGGAGGCCCGTGGCCTGCAGGAGCAGCGGGACCAGTGCTACAGCCACCTGCAGCAGTACACCCTGGCCTTCCAGCAGCTCACTGCTGAGAAGGATGAACTGCACAAGCAATTCCTGCTTCAGACACAGCTCATGGACCGCCTGCAGCACGAGGAGGTCCAGGGGAAGGTGACAGTGGAAATGCACCTGAAAGAGCTGCAGCAGACGAAG GAAAGTCTAGAAGCTGTAGccaaggaaaacaaagagctgCAGGCCCAGATCAGTCAGCTGGCAGCAGAAATGGACGGCAGAATTTTGCACCAATTGGAGG AAGGCGATGAAGCAATGACTGAAGAAATCCAAAAACCTTCTCTTGTGATCCCAGAGAAGTTTGAAAGCCATGACGAAATG GTCACTTTTGTGACCTCTGCCATGTCCCAAGTGGAGCAGGAGCGAGAAGATCTGAGGAAGCAGCTGGCTGCTCAGAAGCAGCAGTGCAGAACCCTCCTGCAGCAAATCACAGCTCTTAGGCAGGAGCAGCAACATCATGTCATGCTGGATGGAG GCTCCATTATGGATACTGTTCCAGTGGAGGTTCACGAGGCTTTGAAAACTGCCATGGACAAGCTACAG TTGCGTTTCACAGAGCTGATGCGTGAGAAGGCTGACCTGAAGGAgcggctggaggagctggagcaccGCTGCATCCAGCTGTCCGGAGAGACTGACACCATTG GGGAGTACATTGCACTGTACCAGAGTCAAAGGGCTATCCTCAAACAGCGGCATCAGGAGAAAGAGGAGTATATCAGCAGGCTGGCTCAGGATAAGGAGGAGATGAAG ATGAAACTACTGGAACTGCAGGACTTAGTGATGCGCCTGGTCAGGGAAAGAAATGAATGGTACAGCAAGTATGTAGCAGCTGCTCAGAACCCAGAGTTGCTGGCAAGCCAGACTGAAGGTGTGCTTCCAGCAGAGAGGCGCATTGAGCTGAACGCCACCGACGGAGCAG GGTTACGAGAGGTGAATCTGTCAGATGAAGCAGAACGCGAGGCTGCTGTTCATCAATCCGGTTTCCCCCCTGCTGACAGTAGAGCTGCGCAGCCAAACCAAGAGGACCCCACAGCAAAGCAAATAATGCAGCTGCTCAGAGAAATCCAGAACCCTCAGGAGAGGCTGGGCTCCCTGCTGGAAAACCCATGCATTCCCTTCTTCTACCGTGCTGATGAGAATGATGA